The Cloeon dipterum chromosome 3, ieCloDipt1.1, whole genome shotgun sequence genome includes a region encoding these proteins:
- the Ip6k gene encoding inositol hexakisphosphate kinase 3, with product MVLLASDWGMGESAAAESAAVSNYHARISEGRTADAASTWNGKEKPEFQSEPLEDELALLPLKSQVGGHTRLLVLNQSTICKPLNPRELNFYKNTPEEIERFIPKFKGVMQAANSSGPLGKYSPSFRDVDNGSSSKRKRDNPYRLKVKRNNSISSSSQGAQIDNGAKQSFLLLENITSHYSKPCVLDLKMGTRQHGDDASAEKKSKQIAKCAASTSATLGVRLCGMQVYQADTDSYSKEDKYFGRELDEEGFKSALFRFFHNGFHLRSEVIQEVIAKLENLRSVIEKQSSFRFYSSSLLLVYEGMEKLSGMSTAATLQPYTSLNKDSSLLHPSVEHRSLRSATFFEQETSNSSDCLSQSDESRGCCEEEPSLLQPPAAGKNSFVPISEETVFLNSQPSENGTANAGHHNYSSSPMSVDVYSGSDYSQFTESSESSDLEMSNQNWRRANSLGAQEKWTPQKELQRTRSAPRVDVRMIDFAHTTFGASCNNSSVHLGPDNGFITGIDSLRRLLREILAEA from the exons ATGGTCCTATTGGCGTCTGACTGGGGTATGGGAGAgtctgccgccgccgaaagCGCTGCCGTCAGCAACTACCATGCAAGAATCTCTGAAGGACGCACCGCCGACGCGGCCTCCACCTGGAACGGAAAGGAGAAGCCTGAGTTCCAGTCAGAGCCGCTCGAAGACGAGCTCGCCCTTTTGCCGTTAAAGAGTCAG GTCGGAGGCCACACCAGATTGTTGGTGCTGAACCAAAGCACAATCTGCAAGCCGCTCAACCCGCGTGAACTTAACTTTTACAAGAACACGCCAGAGGAAATTGAGCGTTTTATTCCGAAATTCAAAG GTGTTATGCAAGCTGCCAACAGCAGCGGACCCCTTGGCAAGTACAGCCCCAGCTTTCGAGACGTGGACAATGGGAGCAGTTCAAAGAGGAAACGAGACAACCCGTACAG ACTTAAAGTGAAGCGCAACAATTCCATCAGCAGCTCAAGCCAAGGAGCTCAAATCGACAATGGTGCCAAGCAAT CATTCCTACTCTTAGAGAACATAACCTCGCACTACAGCAAGCCTTGCGTGCTGGACCTGAAAATGGGTACGAGGCAGCATGGTGACGACGCGTCGGCCGAAAAAAAGAGTAAGCAGATCGCCAAGTGCGCGGCCAGCACTTCCGCGACTCTCGGTGTCCGCCTCTGCGGCATGCAG GTGTACCAAGCTGACACGGACAGCTACTCAAAGGAGGACAAATATTTCGGCCGCGAACTTGATGAAGAGGGTTTCAAGAGTGCCTTGTTTCGCTTCTTCCACAATGGTTTCCACTTACGAAGTGAAGTCATCCAAGAAGTTATCGCCAAATTGGAGAACTTGCGCTCAGTGATAGAGAAACAAAGTAGTTTCCGATTCTATTCCAG ctctCTCCTGCTTGTCTACGAAGGTATGGAGAAGTTGTCAGGAATGTCAACGGCCGCGACCCTGCAGCCGTACACAAGTTTAAACAAGGACTCGTCGCTTCTGCACCCGTCGGTGGAGCACCGTTCACTGCGGTCGGCCACCTTTTTTGAGCAGGAGACGAGCAACTCGTCAGACTGCTTATCGCAGTCTGACGAAAGCCGTGGCTGCTGCGAGGAGGAGCCGTCACTGCTGCAGCCACCGGCTGCAGGCAAGAACAGCTTCGTTCCGATCTCGGAGGAAACGGTGTTCCTCAACTCGCAGCCAAGCGAGAACGGCACCGCCAACGCTGGACACCACAACTACAGCTCAAGCCCGATGTCAGTGGACGTGTACTCGGGCAGCGACTACTCGCAGTTCACCGAGTCCTCTGAGTCGTCAGATCTGGAAATGAGCAACCAAAACTGGCGCAGGGCCAATTCTCTGGGCGCGCAGGAGAAGTGGACGCCGCAGAAGGAGCTGCAACGTACGCGCAGCGCGCCGCGCGTTGATGTGCGCATGATCGACTTTGCTCACACAACGTTTGGCGCCAGCTGCAACAACTCGTCGGTGCACCTGGGCCCCGACAATGGTTTCATCACTGGCATCGACAGCCTGAGGCGCCTGCTGCGCGAGATCCTTGCCGAGGCATGA